The proteins below come from a single Cyanobacteriota bacterium genomic window:
- a CDS encoding DUF4278 domain-containing protein, giving the protein MSFFVPIVNAVLGAVGLILLIVCIIIAPWQLKLVLLAVGLAVTQRALQSLQVEPSTSSIPEVTPLGQHQRSQPQSASVMAETTMSKEQALADQGAASSSHRFTYRGSEYKSPLASQQGTHEKLVTGKSFTYRGSEYTPPSTAQDSTHEKLVTGKYRGADCRLHIHQPSSTHAEVATADTHATIEAN; this is encoded by the coding sequence ATGTCTTTTTTCGTTCCAATTGTTAACGCTGTTTTAGGAGCAGTAGGGCTGATTCTCCTGATTGTGTGCATTATCATTGCACCGTGGCAGCTTAAGTTAGTGCTGCTGGCAGTTGGTTTAGCAGTAACCCAGCGTGCCCTACAGTCACTACAAGTCGAGCCATCTACATCCTCAATTCCTGAGGTAACACCACTAGGGCAACATCAGCGATCGCAGCCGCAATCTGCAAGTGTCATGGCTGAGACCACTATGTCCAAAGAGCAAGCCTTGGCTGATCAGGGGGCTGCCTCGTCATCCCATCGCTTCACCTATCGAGGCAGTGAGTATAAATCCCCATTAGCTTCACAGCAAGGTACCCATGAAAAACTGGTGACGGGTAAATCCTTCACGTACCGAGGCAGTGAGTACACACCCCCATCCACGGCACAGGATAGTACCCATGAGAAATTGGTGACCGGTAAATATCGGGGAGCAGACTGTCGGTTGCATATTCACCAGCCTAGCTCCACTCATGCTGAGGTTGCGACAGCCGATACCCATGCAACTATAGAAGCAAACTGA
- a CDS encoding DUF4230 domain-containing protein, whose translation MNNEQRERGAGGCWLLVKNLVWMSIGGILLIMMLMLLDTWRSGRQFIGQLVDRVTAPQPSPQVDVRSLIVKEVRGVSELTTAVFTMEAVVPASRDRTLAGLTVGTTKLLYIARGEVRAGIDLSQITATDILVADNGIQVRLPSPRLIDSKIDVSRSQVYDYDRGFLSLGPDIAPELLTMAEREALEKVTAAACNANLLQQANDRAELVVTRLLSLSGYQNVTVQTQLPEPTACNVSAVAQTTLPTPPPGTSAQVTPTAPTLPSVQATPMPQLPTPQAVSPPVAQPLRATTFSSFSR comes from the coding sequence ATGAACAATGAACAACGAGAACGGGGTGCAGGTGGCTGTTGGCTGCTAGTCAAGAATCTAGTGTGGATGTCGATCGGGGGCATCCTCCTAATTATGATGCTGATGCTGCTAGACACTTGGCGATCAGGACGGCAGTTTATTGGTCAACTTGTCGATAGAGTGACTGCTCCGCAACCGTCACCTCAAGTAGATGTGAGATCCTTGATCGTCAAGGAAGTTCGGGGTGTGAGTGAACTAACAACAGCCGTATTCACCATGGAAGCAGTGGTACCCGCTAGCCGCGATCGTACCCTAGCGGGGCTTACTGTTGGCACTACCAAGTTACTTTACATTGCTAGAGGAGAGGTGCGGGCAGGGATTGATCTCAGCCAAATTACAGCAACAGATATTTTAGTAGCTGACAACGGCATTCAAGTTCGGTTGCCATCTCCACGACTAATTGACAGTAAGATTGATGTGAGCCGGTCGCAGGTCTATGACTACGATCGTGGCTTCCTGAGCCTAGGGCCAGATATAGCCCCAGAGTTGCTCACAATGGCAGAGCGAGAAGCGTTGGAGAAAGTAACTGCTGCTGCCTGCAATGCGAACTTGTTACAACAGGCCAACGATCGAGCTGAACTTGTGGTAACTCGGTTACTCAGCCTATCGGGCTATCAAAACGTTACGGTGCAAACGCAGTTGCCAGAACCAACAGCCTGTAATGTTTCAGCCGTTGCCCAGACAACTCTGCCTACGCCTCCTCCGGGAACATCTGCGCAGGTTACGCCGACAGCCCCAACTCTGCCGTCTGTTCAGGCTACACCCATGCCCCAACTGCCGACCCCCCAAGCAGTCTCACCGCCTGTTGCCCAGCCTCTCCGAGCTACGACCTTCTCAAGCTTTAGTCGGTAA
- a CDS encoding SDR family oxidoreductase → MTKTVLITGASSGIGKATAQLFQQRGWQVAATMRSPANAGSLATLERVFCPRLDVTDPSSVQQAVQATLEKFGSIDVVVNNAGYGLIGIFELATPEQIEQQFATNVFGVMHVIRAVLPHLRDRQQGIIINVSSIGGRVTFPLYSLYHGTKWALEGFSESLCYELEPFNILVKLIEPGPIKTDFYSRSAVFVDQTDIPAYRALIRRVMPIMERIGTSGSPPEAVAATIYQAATDRTHQMRYPIGGNAGALLGLRKLLPDWAFTQMMRSLLT, encoded by the coding sequence ATGACCAAAACAGTATTGATTACCGGGGCTTCTAGCGGCATTGGCAAAGCTACAGCCCAATTGTTTCAGCAACGGGGATGGCAGGTGGCAGCGACCATGCGATCGCCTGCTAATGCGGGTAGCCTAGCGACCCTAGAGCGCGTATTTTGTCCGCGTTTGGATGTTACAGATCCGTCTTCCGTCCAGCAAGCCGTACAGGCGACGCTAGAAAAATTTGGCTCGATTGATGTGGTGGTCAATAATGCTGGCTATGGTCTGATAGGCATCTTTGAATTAGCAACCCCAGAGCAAATCGAGCAACAGTTTGCAACCAATGTGTTTGGCGTGATGCATGTGATTCGGGCTGTATTACCACACCTGCGCGATCGTCAGCAGGGGATCATCATCAATGTATCTTCCATTGGTGGGCGGGTTACTTTTCCGCTCTATAGTCTCTACCACGGTACTAAGTGGGCACTAGAGGGCTTTTCTGAGTCTTTATGTTATGAGTTGGAACCGTTCAACATTCTAGTCAAACTAATTGAGCCGGGGCCAATCAAAACGGATTTTTACAGCCGATCGGCTGTCTTTGTTGATCAAACCGATATTCCTGCCTACCGTGCGTTGATTCGCCGTGTCATGCCTATCATGGAGCGCATTGGTACCAGTGGTTCTCCACCAGAAGCCGTTGCCGCTACTATTTACCAAGCCGCTACCGATCGCACCCATCAAATGCGATATCCGATCGGAGGAAATGCCGGAGCTCTCCTAGGTCTACGCAAATTGCTCCCTGATTGGGCCTTCACCCAAATGATGCGCAGCCTATTAACCTAA
- a CDS encoding YtxH domain-containing protein has product MTEEKKSFVENLKDKASDVIEAIQDKAGDVAEAIKDKASDVAEAVKDKAEDVIGEENVKKITDVMTMDVKDAAAVAMDKAEDVAKDLKEKAEDLVDKAKDLVDGDKK; this is encoded by the coding sequence ATGACTGAAGAAAAGAAATCGTTCGTTGAAAACTTGAAGGACAAAGCCAGTGATGTAATTGAAGCCATTCAAGATAAGGCTGGCGATGTTGCCGAGGCCATCAAAGATAAGGCTAGCGATGTGGCTGAGGCCGTCAAAGACAAGGCTGAGGATGTAATTGGTGAAGAAAATGTCAAGAAAATCACTGACGTGATGACCATGGACGTTAAGGATGCTGCCGCTGTCGCCATGGACAAAGCTGAAGACGTGGCAAAGGATCTGAAAGAGAAGGCTGAAGACCTCGTAGACAAGGCCAAGGATCTGGTCGATGGTGACAAGAAGTAG
- the guaD gene encoding guanine deaminase, translated as MTLSAIRGAFLDFVDDPFYTPEAASVRYIPDGLLVLEGGIIKDFGEYDRLCATYSHLPITAYPNKLILPGFIDTHIHFPQTEMIAAYGKQLLDWLNTYTYPIEKKFQDKDYARRIAGFFLDELLKNGTTTALVFTAVFPQSTEAFFEEAERRNLRMIAGKVMMDRNAPDYLRDTAQSAYDDSKRLIQTWHKRGRLLYAVTPRFAATSTEEQLVLAGKLLQEFPDVYLHTHLSENVDEVAWIAELFPHRQGYLDVYDQAGLVKERSVFAHGVQLTDAEFQRLSEAKAAIAFCPTSNLFLGSGLFRLEKAKSVDCPVHVGLGTDVGGGTSFSMLQTANEAYKIAQLRRQNLSAFKALFLATLGGARALYLDHVIGSFDPGKEADFIVVDVQATPLMALRNAVPIATTLTDLAETVFATLILGDDRAIHATYVFGTLVTRVNGN; from the coding sequence ATGACGCTGTCAGCTATTCGTGGGGCTTTTCTAGATTTTGTGGATGACCCTTTCTATACGCCAGAGGCAGCGAGTGTTCGTTACATTCCCGATGGCCTGTTGGTGCTAGAGGGTGGAATAATCAAGGATTTTGGTGAGTACGATCGTCTCTGTGCTACCTACAGTCATCTCCCCATTACTGCCTATCCTAATAAGCTCATCCTCCCTGGTTTTATTGATACCCATATTCATTTTCCCCAAACGGAGATGATTGCCGCCTATGGCAAACAACTGTTGGACTGGCTGAATACCTATACGTATCCGATCGAGAAAAAATTTCAAGATAAAGACTACGCTCGCCGCATTGCTGGTTTTTTCTTGGATGAGCTGCTAAAGAATGGCACCACCACCGCCTTAGTATTTACTGCTGTGTTTCCCCAATCCACTGAAGCATTTTTTGAGGAAGCCGAGCGACGCAACCTCCGCATGATTGCGGGCAAAGTGATGATGGATCGCAACGCTCCTGACTACCTAAGAGATACAGCCCAGTCAGCCTATGATGACAGTAAACGACTGATTCAAACCTGGCATAAACGTGGACGCTTGCTCTATGCTGTAACCCCCCGCTTTGCAGCTACCTCGACTGAGGAGCAACTGGTTCTAGCAGGCAAATTGTTGCAGGAATTTCCCGATGTCTACTTGCATACGCATTTGTCAGAAAATGTGGATGAAGTAGCATGGATTGCTGAACTGTTTCCCCATCGTCAGGGCTACTTGGATGTGTATGACCAAGCTGGGCTAGTGAAGGAGCGATCGGTATTTGCCCATGGTGTCCAGCTTACAGACGCTGAGTTTCAGCGCCTATCGGAGGCAAAAGCTGCGATCGCCTTTTGTCCTACCTCCAATCTGTTTTTGGGCAGTGGGCTGTTTCGCCTTGAGAAAGCAAAATCCGTTGATTGTCCTGTGCATGTAGGGCTAGGTACTGATGTTGGCGGTGGCACTAGTTTTTCTATGCTCCAGACAGCTAACGAGGCTTACAAAATTGCTCAATTGCGGCGGCAAAACCTCTCTGCATTCAAAGCCCTCTTCCTAGCGACCTTGGGCGGAGCACGGGCGTTGTATCTAGATCATGTGATTGGGAGTTTTGACCCTGGCAAGGAGGCAGATTTTATTGTGGTGGATGTGCAAGCAACGCCACTCATGGCATTACGCAACGCTGTGCCAATCGCAACCACCCTTACTGATTTGGCGGAAACCGTATTCGCCACCCTGATTCTAGGCGACGATCGCGCTATTCATGCAACGTACGTGTTCGGTACCCTAGTTACCAGAGTAAATGGCAACTAG